Proteins found in one Oceaniferula flava genomic segment:
- a CDS encoding alpha/beta hydrolase → MILSSFLVFSSFHLSAKPDEITVYKEVDDISLKLHIFNPKDHKATDQEPAIVFFFGGGWKGGKPQQFYPHCEYLASRGIVAISAEYRVSSKHKTTPKECVMDGKSALRWVRSNAGKLGVDPEKILAGGGSAGGHVAAAAAMAKGMDQPGEDTSVSCVPKALVLFNPVYDNGPGGYGHNRVKAYWKQISPMHNIDAKTPPTIVFLGEKDHLVPVKTAKKYQALMKKAGVRNDLHLYPGQTHGFFNLQKSKEKYRETMIETDRFLSSLGYLTGEPTLSE, encoded by the coding sequence ATGATCTTAAGTTCTTTCTTGGTTTTTTCCAGCTTTCATCTTAGTGCCAAACCTGATGAGATTACAGTTTACAAAGAGGTTGATGACATCTCCCTGAAATTGCACATTTTCAACCCCAAGGATCACAAGGCGACCGATCAAGAACCGGCGATCGTGTTTTTCTTTGGCGGCGGTTGGAAGGGCGGGAAGCCTCAGCAGTTTTACCCCCACTGCGAATACCTCGCCTCGCGTGGCATCGTGGCCATCAGTGCGGAGTATCGCGTGAGCTCGAAGCATAAGACCACTCCCAAGGAGTGCGTCATGGATGGCAAGTCGGCGCTGCGTTGGGTGCGCTCGAATGCTGGAAAGTTGGGGGTTGACCCCGAGAAGATCCTCGCTGGCGGAGGGTCCGCAGGAGGGCATGTCGCGGCCGCTGCGGCGATGGCCAAGGGGATGGACCAGCCTGGCGAAGACACTTCCGTGAGCTGCGTGCCCAAGGCTCTGGTGCTGTTCAACCCCGTGTACGACAACGGCCCCGGCGGCTACGGCCACAATCGGGTGAAAGCCTATTGGAAGCAAATCTCCCCGATGCACAACATCGATGCCAAGACCCCACCGACGATCGTTTTCCTCGGCGAAAAAGATCATCTGGTTCCTGTGAAGACTGCCAAAAAATACCAGGCGCTGATGAAAAAGGCCGGTGTGCGTAACGATTTGCATCTCTACCCGGGGCAGACCCACGGATTTTTCAACCTTCAGAAGAGCAAGGAAAAATACCGTGAAACCATGATCGAGACCGACCGCTTTCTGAGCTCCTTGGGCTATCTCACAGGAGAACCCACCCTCAGCGAATAA
- a CDS encoding sialate O-acetylesterase encodes MKPEESGDLYDRLMAKVKKATEGQKLASVTFIWMQGERDARLQWSSLYEAGFKSLLQQLETDLGRKDLNVVIGRLSDFDNDNRSYKDWSKMRAILQKIAEEHPRGDWVNTDDLNDGINRKGEKISNDLHYSVEGYKLLGERFAAKAIALVRRAET; translated from the coding sequence GTGAAGCCTGAGGAGTCTGGCGATCTCTACGATCGTCTGATGGCGAAGGTCAAGAAGGCCACTGAAGGACAAAAGCTGGCCAGCGTCACCTTCATCTGGATGCAAGGCGAGCGCGATGCCCGGCTCCAGTGGTCCAGCCTCTACGAAGCCGGATTTAAATCTCTGCTGCAACAACTGGAAACCGACCTCGGTCGCAAAGACCTGAACGTGGTGATTGGTCGACTCAGTGACTTTGACAACGACAACCGCTCCTACAAAGACTGGTCGAAAATGCGCGCCATTCTGCAAAAAATCGCCGAGGAGCATCCGCGCGGCGACTGGGTGAACACCGATGACCTCAACGACGGGATCAATCGCAAGGGAGAGAAGATCAGCAACGATCTGCACTACTCGGTGGAAGGATACAAACTGCTCGGAGAACGTTTTGCCGCCAAGGCCATCGCGCTGGTTCGCCGGGCGGAAACCTAA